The following DNA comes from Triticum aestivum cultivar Chinese Spring chromosome 3D, IWGSC CS RefSeq v2.1, whole genome shotgun sequence.
GGAGTAGGTGAGAGTGAGACCGTGAGAGACCTAGCTAGGAGATGAGCTCGCCGGCGAGAATCCTATGAACCACCGTAAACCTTGCTACAATTCGTATGTGATCCAATCTCAGACCGAGTTAGAATCCCCGGCGCTGACAAAAAGCCCTCACGGCTCCTACTCAACGGACTTGGAGCAGCTGACCCGGACCTGCCCGGCCGACCCTTTGAGCGGCGCAAGCGCGGACAGCTTAACCATGGCGTGCGCGAAGTCCTCGCGGAAAGCCTCCTCGCCGCGATGCCCGGCCGCGTACGCGCGCACCCACCGCACGGTGCTCCCCGCCGTGAGCTGCTGGTCCGAGCGCAGGATGCCCCGCCCCGCGAGGAGCTTCGCGTAGTAGTGCGCGCCGAACCCCACTTCCCGGCCCTGCCGGTAGTACCCCATCTCCATCGGCGCCGCGCCGTCTCCGCTGCACACGGCCCGCATCTCGCCGACCATGTCCGCGTCCAGGGAGTCGTCCGGCTCGCCGGTCCCGGCGAAGTTGTAGATCCTGTCCCTGAAGAATCTGCACTGCACCTTCCCGATGCTATGTGCTCCTACAAGCGGGTCGAGTCCGAGAGCTTGGATCACATAAAATGTGTGTAGTAAGTTCTGCAGGGAGCTCCGATGGACGGACACACGGACGGACCTAAGAGCGCGACGGTCTCGCGCTCGGTGAAGCCGCGGCGGGCGAACGCGCTGAGCGTCATGGCGTAGGTGGCGTTCGGCGCCGGGATGTTCACGTCGTCGTAGAAGCTCCCGGCGCTGTCTCGGCGGCCGGTGAGCACTGGGTAGGTCGGCCCGCCCACCAGTACGAGGCTGTCCCGCGCGGCCAGCGCCaggatgtcggcgcaggagacggtCCCCGGGCACTGCTTCTCCAGTCTCGCCTTAATTTTGTCGACGGCGCCGAAGCCTCGCAGCGAGCGGTTCGGGGCGGCGTCCCTCTCCGACTTGCCGCCGCCGATCCGGTCCAGGAGCACCGAGGCGTCGCAGCCCTGCAACGGCGCGTCCAGGGACGAAAAGAAAACAGAGCACAGCGTCTTGCCGTGTGCGTACGTGAGCGCGCGCGTGCAGGCAGAAGAGATATCTTGATCTGCAGAACACGGAGTTCGGTTCGTACTTACGTGGACGAAGCAGTCGTGAAAGAAGAGGCGGACGAGCGCGGCGGCGACGTTGGCGTCGGCCGCGAAGAGCTCCCGCACGGTGGACGCGACGATCGCCTCGGCGCTGGGGCATGTCCCGTCGTAGAACCCGAATGCCAGTTCGTCCGGCGTCTCGTgcggggaggagaaggagaaagacgACGAGCCggagccgtcgccgtcgtcctcgtcgtcgtcgtcgaccaGGAGCGCGTAGGCGGACGGCCTGGCGTCCGTGCAGAGCTTGTCTGTGCACAGGACCAGCAAGACGGCGAGCAAGCAGATGGCTCCCCACACTGGATGTCGTAACATCGCTTCCCCTGTTCTACATTCGATTTTTGAGCTGGAGGTGTTGGAAGTTAAGGCGTGAAGGCGAAGAATTTTAAAACGGCGCGGGGAAATATTTTTGCTTTGTGGGCCTTGGGGGTTAGGTTCAGCGGAAGAAGATCTACActccctcccctcccttccccGCCGCCACCCGCGAGGCGTCAGGGAGGGTTCCCGATCccggccgccgcaccccccctcctcctccctcctccgccctcGCCGCCACCAAGGGGCGCGGCCAGGCGAAGCCCGGCcgtcgctggcggcggcggggctccttcGTCCCCCGCTCGTAGGGTTCGGCGCGGGCCAGATCTNNNNNNNNNNNNNNNNNNNNNNNNNNNNNNNNNNNNNNNNNNNNNNNNNNNNNNNNNNNNNNNNNNNNNNNNNNNNNNNNNNNNNNNNNNNNNNNNNNNNNNNNNNNNNNNNNNNNNNNNNNNNNNNNNNNNNNNNNNNNNNNNNNNNNNNNNNNNNNNNNNNNNNNNNNNNNNNNNNNNNNNNNNNNNNNNNNNNNNNNNNNNNNNNNNNNNNNNNNNNNNNNNNNNNNNNNNNNNNNNNNNNNNNNNNNNNNNNNNNNNNNNNNNNNNNNNNNNNNNNNNNNNNNNNNNNNNNNNNNNNNNNNNNNNNNNNNNNNNNNNNNNNNNNNNNNNNNNNNNNNNNNNNNNNNNNNNNNNNNNNNNNNNNNNNNNNNNNNNNNNGGCGGCATGGTGGTGGTgcgggccggtggtggcgtcggcggcggtgcCCCCGGCAGCGTTTCGGCATCGCGTCCGGCGCCGCGGGTCGCGGTTGACCGGGTCGCGGGCGGCCCTCTCGCCGTGGTGTTTGGTGGGAGGGGGGCGCGGCAGCGGTGGTGGTGGGCTGCCCCCACCCAGTCGGGCCCTCGCGGCTGggtggcggcgctcggctcgggtgGATCCCCCGGGAGCGTCTTCAGGCGGCAGCGGAGACGGCTCCACAACCCTCCCTCTCCGGTTTCTGGCGACGACCGATGCTTCCTGATGCTCTAGCCTTTCGAAACGGGGGCGGAACTCGGTTCCGGTGGGAAGTCGGAGCTGACATGGGTGTCGGTCGTGGCCATGGGCCACTTCTCTGCCTTCCCCTTCCCCCGGTCGATGTGGTTGCGGCCCTCCTCGAGGCAGCTTGGCCGGCGGCGGTTCTGGAGGTGGGTGGGGTCGTGGATCCGGGCAAAGTCGTGGCCTTTGGTGGCTTCGGGGTGGTCTCATGGCGGGGCGGCGGGAGTCGTGCGTTGGTCGTGGGCGGGCTGCGCGGCTCGGATGCGGGCAGGCAACCATGGCCGCTTGGGCGGCGTGGCTGCGGGTGTTGTCGGACTGGGGCGGCGGAAGTGTTGAAGCACCGGGGTTCATCACCTACCCAGTCTGTGTCTGGTCGACGGTGACGGCGTCCGTGGACGTCGTGTTCTCCTTGCAGGCTCCGTCGTGGTACTTCTTCCCCTTCCATCTTACTCCGGGTGAAAACTCGATCCTCGGATCGGACGGTGGCGACGTCCATGGTCGTACCCTTCCTGGAGGCACCGTCTTGGAGTCCTCGGTCCGACATGTCCGTTACACATCCTCTTGGACGATTGCTGCTCGTGGTGGTGTTCTCCGTCGGCTCTTAGCGGTTTCGTTTTGCTCATCTTTTAGGTGCTTTGTAGTTGTTGTGGTTGTGTGTCAGTGCCCGCCGTTCATGTATCTTGCTTTGGGTGTGTGGTGTGCGTTTGTATCGGATGCTTTGTTGTTGTGGTtcgtgctttataatataaagtggGGGAAAACACTTTTTCGTAGGTTCAgcggaagaatgatataccatcaTCACCTGCTTTCGGATCCCTTTGATTGACTGTGTTGAATTTCCGAAGCTGTGGCTTGTCCTGTTGTTTGTACCAAAATCTGATTCAGAATGTTGATTCTTGGTAGCACTAAAGAATCATGGTTTTTCACTTTCGATGGCGTTTCGTCAGAATTCACtaaaatttcatttttttaatttagtATTCAAAAAGCTTTTGGGTTCGAAAATATTTTGACCACGACTGTAATCAAATAAATTACTGACATTATTTGCATTTCGGTGAATGGACCAAAAAAATTACTTGAAATTTAACCAAATCTTTATGCATTTTACCCAAAACAAATCAGATATTTGTGCTGCCATAGCATCCTGAATTCATGTCCGCTATTATTCGGAAAAGATATATCATGTCCGCTATTTGCTGATGCTTCGCTCAAGTGTATGAAGAATATTTCACCGTTTGGCAAGTTGCAAGACGGAGAAATATCTTCGCACCATTTTACGGTCATATGCCGACTGGACAGTGGCAAGGTGATCAAATAAATCAATGactccgcaaaaaaaaaaaattcaattacGGCCACCGTTTCTCGTGTGAAGGATCGGTTTTTTTTAGTGTTTCTTGCACTGCGACAATTGCAAATCATATAAATTTAGCTACCACTTACATGGCGCAGTTGAACTAACCACCGATGCCCCGTTTTTGCATTGTAAAAGCGTAAAGAAAGGGAACTGGAGCAAGGCAAGAAATGTGATCGTCTTTGGAGTGTGCTTCCGGGACCCGTACGAAACGCGCTGGTTTCGTTGCATGCGTCCCAATTGCAGACGTGCCCAATTCGGGAGAAATGCGTGTCGCAGCACAAATTCCACCGTGGATAAGATACGCTCGCGCGGATCGCTTCGATGGGCAAGTGTGCCGCCTGGGGGTGTTTTGGTCCGAggtgccaccgccaccgccacgtcGAGTTCAGATATTGAGCGGCGGCTGCAGGCAGGCTCCGGATCTGACGTTCGCTTTCTGCTTATCTATGCACGCTCGCGCCGCGAATCCGGCCTGGCTTTCTAGTGGAACTTTGTTTAGCATGGAGGCCGAGACGCGGATGCCCAAGGACGGCATACGGACGCAGAGTGGTCGATCCAACGGCGAATCTTATCCAG
Coding sequences within:
- the LOC123078819 gene encoding putative Peroxidase 48 isoform X3; this encodes MLRHPVWGAICLLAVLLVLCTDKLCTDARPSAYALLVDDDDEDDGDGSGSSSFSFSSPHETPDELAFGFYDGTCPSAEAIVASTVRELFAADANVAAALVRLFFHDCFVHGCDASVLLDRIGGGKSERDAAPNRSLRGFGAVDKIKARLEKQCPGTVSCADILALAARDSLVLVGGPTYPVLTGRRDSAGSFYDDVNIPAPNATYAMTLSAFARRGFTERETVALLGAHSIGKVQCRFFRDRIYNFAGTGEPDDSLDADMVGEMRAVCSGDGAAPMEMGYYRQGREVGFGAHYYAKLLAGRGILRSDQQLTAGSTVRWVRAYAAGHRGEEAFREDFAHAMVKLSALAPLKGSAGQVRVSCSKSVE
- the LOC123078819 gene encoding putative Peroxidase 48 isoform X2, whose protein sequence is MLRHPVWGAICLLAVLLVLCTDKLCTDARPSAYALLVDDDDEDDGDGSGSSSFSFSSPHETPDELAFGFYDGTCPSAEAIVASTVRELFAADANVAAALVRLFFHDCFVHTLCSVFFSSLDAPLQGCDASVLLDRIGGGKSERDAAPNRSLRGFGAVDKIKARLEKQCPGTVSCADILALAARDSLVLVGGPTYPVLTGRRDSAGSFYDDVNIPAPNATYAMTLSAFARRGFTERETVALLGAHSIGKVQCRFFRDRIYNFAGTGEPDDSLDADMVGEMRAVCSGDGAAPMEMGYYRQGREVGFGAHYYAKLLAGRGILRSDQQLTAGSTVRWVRAYAAGHRGEEAFREDFAHAMVKLSALAPLKGSAGQVRVSCSKSVE
- the LOC123078819 gene encoding putative Peroxidase 48 isoform X1, producing the protein MLRHPVWGAICLLAVLLVLCTDKLCTDARPSAYALLVDDDDEDDGDGSGSSSFSFSSPHETPDELAFGFYDGTCPSAEAIVASTVRELFAADANVAAALVRLFFHDCFVHVSTNRTPCSADQDISSACTRALTYAHGKTLCSVFFSSLDAPLQGCDASVLLDRIGGGKSERDAAPNRSLRGFGAVDKIKARLEKQCPGTVSCADILALAARDSLVLVGGPTYPVLTGRRDSAGSFYDDVNIPAPNATYAMTLSAFARRGFTERETVALLGAHSIGKVQCRFFRDRIYNFAGTGEPDDSLDADMVGEMRAVCSGDGAAPMEMGYYRQGREVGFGAHYYAKLLAGRGILRSDQQLTAGSTVRWVRAYAAGHRGEEAFREDFAHAMVKLSALAPLKGSAGQVRVSCSKSVE